The following coding sequences lie in one Arachis ipaensis cultivar K30076 chromosome B03, Araip1.1, whole genome shotgun sequence genomic window:
- the LOC107632592 gene encoding uncharacterized protein LOC107632592 — protein sequence MASEEESVLALVHCFGKIKKSKSHGVKFTDKEPLSVFISSSSTLSDLKNSILQKLGVFGTKWVKKLFYKIPIAVVSTGVQYDTFVLAADEDIRVLFHCVRSFPEIRIHELFAKLEVGVDSSGASAPFHSSTAAGGASSLMPAVRPYLPPVGSPTFAADLERTVVVGSVQLENEGIFEQPDVVGTGGCQLPYMEGFGEPDRVENAMCDDDSDQEPVDIIGDSDDDTGANPHAIRRGVEYRVIESDHLKYHGNCKQFGKGCTWLIRIALRARKGTWEVRRYNGPHTCLATSISSDHRQLDYHVICARILPLVRADAAVTVKVLQQATEADYGFRPSYRKVWMAK from the exons ATGGCAAGTGAGGAGGAGAGTGTTCTTGCCTTAGTGCATTGTtttggaaaaattaaaaaaagcaaaAGCCATGGTGTGAAGTTCACAGACAAAGAACCATTGAGTGTGTTCATCAGTTCGTCAAGCACTTTGTCAGATCTAAAGAACAGCATCTTGCAGAAGCTTGGCGTCTTTGGTACGAAGTGGGTGAAGAAGCTATTCTACAAGATTCCCATCGCAGTTGTCTCGACGGGTGTTCAGTATGATACCTTTGTGCTAGCGGCTGATGAAGATATTAGGGTTCTGTTCCATTGTGTTAGGAGTTTTCCAGAGATCCGAATTCACGAGTTGTTTGCGAAGTTGGAGGTTGGTGTCGATAGTTCTGGGGCATCAGCTCCATTTCATAGCTCGACTGCCGCGGGAGGTGCGTCTAGTTTGATGCCTGCGGTCAGACCGTATCTTCCGCCGGTGGGTTCCCCTACGTTCGCGGCTGATTTAGAGCGAACGGTGGTTGTTGGTTCTGTACAGTTGGAGAATGAAGGAATCTTTGAGCAGCCTGATGTCGTGGGCACCGGTGGTTGCCAGTTACCTTATATGGAAGGCTTTGGTGAACCTGATAGAGTAGAGAATGCAATGTGTGACGATGACTCTGACCAGGAGCCTGTCGATATCATCGGGGACAGCGACGACGACACAGGTGCCAATCCACATGC CATCCGGCGAGGTGTTGAGTATAGAGTCATCGAATCAGATCATCTGAAGTATCATGGAAACTGCAAGCAATTCGGCAAGGGTTGTACTTGGTTGATTCGCATTGCACTGCGTGCACGAAAGGGCACTTGGGAGGTTAGGAGGTACAACGGGCCACACACATGCTTGGCAACCTCTATTTCCAGTGATCACCGTCAGCTGGATTACCACGTTATCTGTGCGAGGATTCTTCCGTTGGTTAGGGCAGATGCTGCAGTTACGGTAAAGGTACTGCAACAAGCTACAGAAGCCGATTATGGTTTCAGGCCTAGTTACAGGAAGGTTTGGATGGCGAAGTAG